A genomic segment from Malaclemys terrapin pileata isolate rMalTer1 chromosome 1, rMalTer1.hap1, whole genome shotgun sequence encodes:
- the LOC128834561 gene encoding olfactory receptor 52M1-like has translation MQKIPFCLRVGHLLPYFMSDSNKTDFTNPSTFILLGIPGLEMTHVWISIPFCAMYVIAVLGNFTILFIVKREPSLHVPMYYFLCMLATSDLVLSTSTLPKTLSIFWFNSRQIDFSACLTQMYFIHCFSAMESGIFVAMALDRYVATCDPLRHSTNLASPVVAKIGLAVLLRSCMLILPYPFLARQWPYCRTNIIPHTHCEHIAIVKLACSDIRISSYYSLSVGFTVMGLDIFSIAVSYTQILRAIFSLHTKDTRLKTFGTCVSHLCAIIAFYIPRLFSSLVSRFGENVPLHFHVLIANVYLLLPPMLNPIIYGVRTKQIQNRLLRLFTHKGT, from the coding sequence ATGCAGAAGATACCATTCTGCCTAAGagttggacaccttctcccctactTCATGTCAGATTCCAACAAAACTGatttcaccaacccctccaccttcatcctgctgggcattcctggctTGGAGATGAcccatgtctggatctccatccccttctgtgcTATGTATGTCATAGCcgtcttggggaacttcaccatcctgttcattgtgaagagggagccgagcctccatgtgcccatgtactatttcctctgcatgctggccacCAGCGACCTGGTTCTGTCCACGTCCACCCTGCCCAAAActctgagcatcttctggttcaattccaggcagattgatttcagtgcctgcctcacccagatgtacttcattcactgcttTTCAGCGATGGAGTCTGGGATCTTCGTAGCCATGGCTTTGGATCGCTATGTGGCCACCTgcgatcccctgagacattccactaACCTGGCAAGCCCCGTGGTGGCCAAGATCGGCCTGGCCGTGTTACTGCGCAGCTGTATGCTCATACTCCCCTACCCCTTCCTGGCGAGgcagtggccatattgcagaaccaatattatcccacacacacactgtgagcACATAGCCATAGTGAAGCTGGCTTGTAGCGATATCCGCATCAGTAGTTACTACAGCCTCTCTGTGGGATTTACTGTGATGGGTCTGGATATATTTTCTATCGCTGTATCATATACTCAGATTCTCAGGGCCATATTCAGTCTCCACACAAAGGACACCCGGCTGAAGACTTTTGGGACCTgtgtctcccacctctgtgccatcATAGCCTTTTACATTCCACGTCTCTTTTCCTCCCTCGTGTCCCGATTTGGCGAGAATGTGCCCCTGCATTTTCACGTTCTCATTGCCAATGTGTACCTCCTGTTGCCCCCCATGCTGAACCCCATTATCTATGGTGTGAGAACCAAACAAATCCAGAATAGGCTGCTCCGACTCTTTACTCATAAAGGGACGTAA
- the LOC128834017 gene encoding olfactory receptor 52M1-like encodes MTGSNTTDFTNPSTFILLGIPGLERAHVWISIPFCTMYTIAVLGNFTILFIVKMEPSLHGPMYYFLCMLATSDLVLSMSILPKMLSIFWFNSREIYFSACLTQMYFIHCFSVMESGIFVAMAFDRYVAICDPLRYSTILTNPVVAKIGLAVVLRGSMLSLPCPLLARRWPYCRTNIIPHSYCEHIAVVKLACADIRVSSYYSLSVAFLVTALDVFFITMSYIQILRAIFSLPRNDSQLKTFGTCGSHLCAILAFYIPDLFSSLTHRFGHNVPLHFQILSANVYLLVPPLLHPIIYGIRTKEIRDRLLQLFTHKGT; translated from the coding sequence ATGACGGGTTCCAACACAACtgacttcaccaacccctccaccttcatcctgctggggattcctggcctggagagggcccatgtctggatctccatccccttctgcaccatgtacaCCATAGCcgtcttggggaacttcaccatcctgttcattgTGAAGATGGAGCCAAGCCTCCATGGGCCCATGtattatttcctctgcatgctggctaCCAGCGACCTAGTCCTGTCCATGTCAATcctgcccaaaatgctgagcatcttctggttcaattccagggagatatatttcagtgcctgcctcacccagatgtacttcattcactgcttTTCAGTGATGGAGTCTGGGATCTTTGTGGCCATGGCTTTCGAccgctatgtggccatctgtgatcccctgagatattccaccatcctgacaaacccTGTGGTGGCCAAGATTGGGCTGGCCGTGGTGCTGCGTGGAAGCATGCTCTCACTGCCCTGTCCCTTACTGGCGAGGcggtggccatattgcagaaccaacataaTCCCTCACTCATACTGTGAGCACATAGCCGTGGTGAAACTGGCCTGTGCCGACATCCGTGTCAGTAGTTACTACAGCCTCTCTGTCGCATTCTTGGTGACCGCTCTGGATGTGTTTTTTATCACCATGTCCTAtatccagatcctcagggccatctttaGTCTCCCCAGAAATGACTCCCAgctcaagacttttgggacctgcggCTCCCACCTTTGTGCCATCTTAGCTTTTTACATCCCAgatctcttctcttccctcacGCACCGGTTTGGCCACAATGTGCCCCTGCATTTCCAAATTCTCAGTGCCAATGTGTACCTCCTGGTGCCCCCCTTGCTACACCCCATCATCTACGGGATAAGGACCAAAGagatccgggacaggctgctccAGCTCTTCACTCATAAAGGGACCTAA